The genomic DNA CCAAAAGTACGTTTAAATCGAAATCTTCCGTTCTTGTTCTAAAAGAACTGTATTTGTATCTATTTAAAGTATAAGGAGTTGAATATATATGAAGTTTTTTTCGGTTTTGTTCTTCAACTTTTGTTTCAATGTTTTCTTCTGAAAATATTTGGTAGGGTAATAGAAGTAAAAATATAACTAGTATTTGAAAATTCTTCTTATTTTTTTTCATTTTTTGGTTTCCTAATTATATTTTAAAATATTTCGCATAACGTACTAGCCTTAACGACGTAGGCTGACCCTGAGTCCCAACGGGACGTTAGGGACTGGCACGTAGTTTGCGGATGCAAACGAGTGACAGAAAGCCTATGTGTCGCAGACCGAGCGAGGCCTCGTGCCGAAGCGAAGCGTTAAGGTGCTGTTATACGACGTTTTCAATTTAATAGTTAAGATTAGCGGATTTCAAATTCAATTTTATTTAATTTTGTTATATATCCGGAAAAAAACATTGGAATAGGCGCAATGTATAAAATTGGAGGTGGTCTAGTAATAGAAGAAAATGTCAGTCCCCAAGTAACTATTGCAATTGCTTCGTCATTTCTATCGGAACTATTATTTGAAAAAATGATTCTTTTTGCAGAATTACTGAGATCGAGAAAAGGACAATTAAAGTTGTTTATATAGTCATAAGCTTGCCTAGGTTGTTCGAGACAATTTTTATCAGAATTTAAGTTTAGTATTAATCCGGCTTTAAAATTTTTCTGATAAGGCCTAAATGTATTATAATGTACAAAAACTCTTACACAATATTTACCATTATCCAAATTCACATTAATTGGACTTTTTCCAAATTTAAAGTGATATTCCTTTGATAATTCCCCGCAAACTATAGTATTGCTATCAGAATACTTAATATTTTTAATTTGAATATCAATCAATAGAGGGAACTCATCAAAATTTTTAAAATCTAAGGTGAGGTTATGTTTTGAAACTTCATTATTATCAGATTCTGGTTGAAAAGTTTCATATTTAGAATGTGAAATACAATTAATGAATAAGAAGGAAGAGAAAATAAACAGAATTGATTTTTTATATTTATTGATGTTCATTTATTTCTCTTAAATTAATCCTTTTTGAAAATGTCGTATAACGAACTAGACTAACCGACGTAGGCTGGCCCTGAGTCCCGGAACGGGACGTTAGGGACTGGAACGACGCTTGCGCAAGCAAGAGGAGTGCCAGAAGCCTATGTGTCGCAGACCGAGCGAGGGCGCAAGTCCCGAAGCGAAGCGGTTAGTTGCTGTTAGCCGCTGTGCACGTTGGCACAGTTATAATTTTCTTTTAGCTCTTGTTTCAGTTAATACTAATCTTTTGGTCAAACCATTGTTTACTCTAAATTCAGTATTATAATTAATTTGCATATGAGGATTTGTACAGATATACTCCCAATTTGCGTTAATTTTTTGTCCAATGATAGAGTTTTGAAATAAGAAATTCAAACTATTATCTATTTCAGCTTTTTGGGAATTGGTAAAAATGCTATTGTAACCTTCTGTATATTCAGAGTAATCGAATTTCTGAGTCGAAATATTTTGTAAGATATTTAAGTATTTTTCTATTTCTGGTTTTTGATTTGCCCATTCATCAATTAATTCACGATACATGCTTAAAGAAAATCCGTTTTCTGCTGCATAAAGTTGCTTTGAGGTATAAAGTCCAGTTTTTGATGAAATAAATTCCTTTCTAATATTGTTAAAATATACAATAACATCTCTTGGTCGATAAAATGATCTCCGTAAAATATGTTTAAACGGTGTTGCACCATTTTTTACTTTTCTTACTTCGAAGACTGAATCTGATTTTAACTTCGGTTCAATTTTTACATTAGACGGCTTATACTTTTTAATCCGTTCAAAGAACATTTCATTAAGACTTTTTTCATCCCATTTGATTTCAATAGCACTAGATTGATAAACTTTATTTTTATCGTTAAATCTTAAAGTTTCATAAATATCAGTTCTTAAGAAGAGTATACATTTTAATTTTCTATTGGAAGTGATGCTTTCGGAATTTATTGATTTACAAACTGTAACCAAATTTACAAGAATTTTGCTATAATCTTCAATTTCGCTTTCTAGCCAGTTTTCATCAAGTTGATCCAGGGTAACATAAAGGTCATAATCGTTTATATACTTGCTCAATATTTTCTCGAAGTAATTATGAATTGAAAAGGCATTTGATCTTAAACTTGAAATTAGCTCTTCACTTTTAGAGGCGTCTTCAAATGAAATATTCCCACCCGATACTGAAAAATCGTCTATTTCACCAGATGGTAATTCAATTTTTTGAACTCGAAATAACTTCCCTTTAATAACTTCAATTAAAGATGGTAATGGTGACCCATAAATTTTTTGAATAATTTGCTTAGCTTTGCTTAGTTCTCCTGATAATTTTTCTCCATTTTTTTCTAGATGGTTTATGAATTTAGATAATGTTTGTACTGTGATTAAATAGTGCCAGCTTTTGTAGT from Leptospira limi includes the following:
- a CDS encoding P-loop ATPase, Sll1717 family, whose protein sequence is MKITEWLPEFPVSSEDDVDLMKYFINTSHIKELLTTPKWMILGRKGTGKTAIYRYLQSTDFLSNKKKLCIPLNFREYPWPTHKLYKETMEGEINAYYKSWHYLITVQTLSKFINHLEKNGEKLSGELSKAKQIIQKIYGSPLPSLIEVIKGKLFRVQKIELPSGEIDDFSVSGGNISFEDASKSEELISSLRSNAFSIHNYFEKILSKYINDYDLYVTLDQLDENWLESEIEDYSKILVNLVTVCKSINSESITSNRKLKCILFLRTDIYETLRFNDKNKVYQSSAIEIKWDEKSLNEMFFERIKKYKPSNVKIEPKLKSDSVFEVRKVKNGATPFKHILRRSFYRPRDVIVYFNNIRKEFISSKTGLYTSKQLYAAENGFSLSMYRELIDEWANQKPEIEKYLNILQNISTQKFDYSEYTEGYNSIFTNSQKAEIDNSLNFLFQNSIIGQKINANWEYICTNPHMQINYNTEFRVNNGLTKRLVLTETRAKRKL